A region of the Salvelinus namaycush isolate Seneca chromosome 13, SaNama_1.0, whole genome shotgun sequence genome:
GCAATGTTCTCTGGGAAATACTTTTTCCAAATAAACACATTAAATGCACCCTACCTAAACctgaaaaaaataaagaaattgaTGTAAATATCACTTTTACCACCAGGTGTAGACACTTCCTGTCATCAGAAGATATTATAGGACTGTCAACATTGTAAGAAGGCTCTGGTTTCTTGTTTAAATAGTCACGCACAAAAAGACTTGTCAGTCAGTGATTTCAGTCTAAATTTGATTCATTTTTGGTTCAGTTCTTGGCATTGTTTTATCTTTATATTGGCAGTTGAGGGAGAGGTGTGGCCAAATAGAAAATGATTCGTCAACATCACACACATTTTGACATTTACGCAATGAACCACAAGTTTTCTACTTTTCCCCAATCTCTTCATCATCTACACCTTTCTTTACCTCATGTAGGCACTCTGCTAGCTGTCAGTCAACCCCAGAGACGAGACCCAACACAGGATACACAACCTCAGATCTTATCAGCTATTCATTTAACCTTTCTTTTATGAAATTCCCTGGTATAGGTATAGACAGGGGTTAGAGAGGggggccagtaaccgaatggtTACTGTTTCAAATCCCAGGGCTGATGGGAAAATCTGGCAGGAGTGAGATGGCAACCAAAGGGTTGCTGGTATCAGAATCTCAGGTGCCGCCTACCtccattgtgcccttgagcaaggcacttaacgcCTAGCCTGGTCCAGCTCTAAACATTTTTGTTGTGTTAGGTTGAGGTACTTTTGAGTATGATCAATGACTATACTTGACACTTTCATATGCACGTCAATAATATGTTTTGATGTCTCGTAAATGGAAAGTTGTGTTGTGTTATTTTTTACCCCCACCTGGCTTTCAAATTTGAAAACATATGTTTGAGCTGCAGAATACCGCAATGGCTTGTGGTTATTGTCAAAAAGACAATCTTCTCACAAGTCTATGTAAAACATGGTATATTGATGCCCTAGATTTAGCATGTGTGTTTTGCAGAGAAAACACTGGCCGTGTTGTGATCATCATTGTACACCTCGACTTGATTTCTAGATGTAATCTTTATCTAATTGATCAGATCATCTACATTGATAGATCATGGTCTTAGATAAACTGGAAGAACACACATTGTTACAGTGTTCAACTTAATACCAGGCACTTCTGCCTTGAAAATGGCATTTGACTGGTTGTGACCAAAACTGTAACTTTGCACTACCTCTTCTGAAGAAAGTGGGGGTGGGATTTGCGACACAGTCATTCTCTTCAAAAGTGGTTACAAACAGTTCTCCAAGTCACTTTACTTTCAAACACCAGAGTTAACAGACTGTCTTGGATAGCAGGTGAAACGCTGAAGTCTTTTTGCATATTTGTCATTATAGATATGCAATCATTTATATTCAAAGCAAAACGGTCTATTAATTCAGTATTGATAAACTATAGTTGTAGAAGTTAATATATGTATTGTTAATATATGTGTTAGctcagtatttatttatttgtgtcCCTTCTGGACAAATCTGTTTTTTGAATGTAATTAGCTGTTACAGTTTAAACTCCAGCACACTAGATTATTGTGTTCTCCGTGAAGTGTTCAATGGATCTCAACCAACATTTTGGCTTATTCATCAGGgttcatcaacaacaaaaaattctaaaacatatttttttctcaACAGGAGAAATGTCTACCAACATCTCTGTGGACCCGGTGGATTTAAACACCTCTGACACCAACCAGATGTGTGACGTCTTTGTCGACCAGAGAGCTGCCTTGATCATCTTCCCAATCTTCTACTCTCTGGTGTTCCTCATCAGTTTATGTGGCAACAGCCTTGTCCTGTATGTGACCTGTCAGAAGAAGCAGAAGTTCAACTCCACGTCTCTTTACCTGGTCAACCTGGCTGTGTCTGATGCATTGGTCACATTGGTACTGCCAGGGAGAGTCACTTACTACATCAGACAGTTTGACTGGCCCTTTGGGGATCTGCTCTGCAGGCTGGCTACTATGTTGTTCTTTTCAAACACATACTcaggtaaggtgtgtgtgtgtgtattgtatggGGAAAACTATGTAAGAGCTGTAGCATTCCGCAGTGGGTTGTGGTTatagtaaaaaatatatttctctcACAGGTTTATATAAAGCATTTACATTTATGCCCTAGTTTttgcacgtgtgtgtatgtgtgtctgtcaaTTTTTTTCTCTGTCTGCTTGCCTGTCTGCTGGTTAGTGTCTTCTGTTTATTCATCCACCCATCCAAtatcccatctccctctcttccaccagGAATTGCCTTCATGACATGCATCAGTCTAGACCGGTACTTGGCCATGGTCCACCCCCACCGGCTACAGTACCTGCGGAGCGTCAAAGTGGTTCGAGGGGTCTGCTGCCTCGTCTGGCTACTGGTGTCTCTGGAAACCGCCCCCCTGCTCTTCCGTACCATGCTCCATTACCACAGAGGCCGACGAACCTGCATGGAGTACTTCACCTTTGAGGATACTCGCTCCACCCCTTATCTTCTCCTCCTGGCCTGTACTGTTTCCTTCTGTCTCCCCCTACTGGTCATCATTGTGTGTTACACCCGGATCAATCTCAAACTGAGTCGCACGGCCAAAGAGAACCCACTGACGGGCCGCTTGGGTCGTAGCCGCAGAGCCAAAAatatcatcctcctcatcctcctcacctTCGTCCTGTGCTTCAGCCCCTACCACCTCAACATCATGCAGTTCATGCTGAGGAAGGTGCTGGGCCAGC
Encoded here:
- the si:ch211-184m13.4 gene encoding G-protein coupled receptor 183, with the translated sequence MSTNISVDPVDLNTSDTNQMCDVFVDQRAALIIFPIFYSLVFLISLCGNSLVLYVTCQKKQKFNSTSLYLVNLAVSDALVTLVLPGRVTYYIRQFDWPFGDLLCRLATMLFFSNTYSGIAFMTCISLDRYLAMVHPHRLQYLRSVKVVRGVCCLVWLLVSLETAPLLFRTMLHYHRGRRTCMEYFTFEDTRSTPYLLLLACTVSFCLPLLVIIVCYTRINLKLSRTAKENPLTGRLGRSRRAKNIILLILLTFVLCFSPYHLNIMQFMLRKVLGQPKCDEMQAFKASLQVTVSMMNLNCCLDPVIYFFAIKTYKQRVMRLFKGYLSTPAPFSKTATDNSSSNT